In one window of Pseudobdellovibrionaceae bacterium DNA:
- a CDS encoding dihydroorotase, which produces MSDTWDLLIKGGTCVMRGPNGHWQEVEIDVAILNRQIVALGHLDEKKSQKVMPAKGLHVLPGLIDTQVHFREPGLEHKETLSSGSAGAVKGGITGVFEMPNTNPSTTSAIAIHDKLTRANGHMWCHHAFYVGATAENAEQLGGLEKLPGVCGVKIFMGSSTGTLLMADEVHLKRVLSNGRRRVAVHCEDEERLKERRHLVDENPGQVALHPVWRDEETALLATQKITRLSQETERPVHVLHVTTKQEMQYLKQLKPSLPHLSVECTPQHLTLAAPECYETLGTYAQMNPPIRDKYHQEAIWQALNDGTVDILGSDHAPHTKEEKQKPYPLSPSGMPGVQTTLPLMLDHIHHGRLTLFRLLELMVENPVRLFGIKDRGAIAVGKCADLTIVDLKAQREITNQWMETRSGWTPFAGMKVHGWPIATIIDGQIVMRDDQILGKPLGQPYEFTETERS; this is translated from the coding sequence ATGTCAGACACATGGGATTTACTCATTAAGGGCGGAACTTGCGTGATGCGCGGTCCAAACGGCCACTGGCAAGAGGTTGAGATCGATGTGGCCATTCTTAACAGGCAAATTGTAGCCCTCGGGCATCTCGATGAGAAAAAATCGCAAAAAGTTATGCCAGCCAAAGGGCTACATGTATTACCTGGCCTTATTGACACTCAAGTTCACTTTCGAGAGCCCGGCCTTGAACACAAAGAAACACTCTCGTCAGGGTCAGCCGGCGCTGTCAAAGGCGGTATCACCGGTGTTTTTGAAATGCCCAACACCAATCCGTCTACAACATCGGCCATCGCCATACATGATAAACTAACTCGGGCCAACGGCCACATGTGGTGCCATCACGCATTTTATGTGGGGGCAACGGCTGAAAATGCAGAACAACTTGGTGGCCTCGAAAAATTACCTGGCGTTTGCGGTGTGAAAATATTTATGGGAAGCTCCACTGGCACACTGCTTATGGCAGACGAGGTTCACCTTAAAAGAGTACTCTCAAATGGACGCCGGCGCGTGGCCGTTCATTGTGAAGACGAAGAACGCCTTAAGGAGCGCCGCCATCTCGTTGATGAAAACCCTGGTCAAGTGGCCCTGCACCCCGTTTGGCGAGATGAAGAAACAGCCCTTCTCGCCACTCAAAAGATCACCCGACTCTCTCAAGAAACCGAGCGACCCGTTCATGTATTGCACGTCACTACAAAACAAGAAATGCAGTATCTCAAACAGCTAAAGCCATCGCTGCCCCATCTTTCTGTTGAATGCACGCCCCAACATTTAACCCTTGCCGCTCCAGAATGCTATGAAACTCTTGGAACTTATGCGCAAATGAATCCGCCCATTCGAGACAAATACCACCAAGAGGCCATTTGGCAGGCGTTGAATGATGGTACGGTGGATATTCTTGGCTCTGACCACGCGCCACACACCAAAGAAGAAAAACAAAAGCCCTATCCTCTGAGCCCCTCAGGAATGCCTGGCGTGCAGACCACGCTTCCACTCATGCTCGACCACATTCATCACGGGCGATTAACACTTTTCCGGCTTTTAGAGTTGATGGTGGAAAACCCTGTTCGACTGTTTGGAATAAAAGATCGAGGCGCCATTGCCGTCGGTAAGTGCGCCGACCTCACTATCGTTGATTTAAAAGCACAACGAGAAATCACCAACCAATGGATGGAGACCCGAAGTGGTTGGACTCCCTTTGCCGGAATGAAAGTACACGGATGGCCCATTGCTACCATAATCGATGGCCAGATTGTTATGCGAGATGATCAGATTTTAGGAAAACCGCTTGGACAGCCCTATGAGTTCACCGAGACTGAGCGGTCTTGA